The bacterium genome includes a region encoding these proteins:
- a CDS encoding sulfite exporter TauE/SafE family protein — protein MEIYTLTLLKFLLLFLSGFLIGVSKTGIPGLGLLAISLSTIVLPAKAATGIILIVLICGDIFAVIYYKRNAVWKHLLRLFPFAFTGIFIGFLIMKKINDEQLRPVIGIIILVMLGLNYLWKKNNPDIPQRWYFAAVLGLIAGITTMMANAAGPIMVIYLLAMNLDKKEFVGTSAWYFFIGNLFKVPFSAKLGLINTHSLQLNLFILPGVILGAITGIFILKKLSTKMFNTIVEILTIIAAIKLII, from the coding sequence GTTTTTTAATAGGTGTTTCAAAAACAGGCATCCCTGGACTTGGACTGCTTGCTATCTCTCTATCCACCATTGTACTACCTGCAAAAGCAGCCACAGGGATTATCCTGATAGTACTTATATGTGGAGATATATTTGCTGTCATATACTATAAAAGAAATGCTGTCTGGAAACACCTGCTACGTCTTTTTCCTTTTGCTTTTACAGGAATATTTATTGGCTTTCTCATTATGAAAAAAATAAATGATGAACAATTAAGACCTGTTATAGGAATTATAATCCTGGTTATGCTGGGGCTTAACTATCTCTGGAAGAAAAATAATCCTGATATTCCTCAGAGGTGGTATTTTGCTGCTGTACTGGGCCTTATTGCAGGTATTACAACAATGATGGCAAATGCTGCAGGTCCCATAATGGTCATTTACCTTCTGGCTATGAATTTAGATAAAAAGGAGTTTGTGGGAACATCAGCATGGTATTTCTTCATCGGTAATCTTTTTAAAGTCCCATTCAGTGCAAAATTAGGACTTATCAACACTCACTCTTTACAACTCAATCTGTTCATTCTACCAGGTGTAATTTTAGGAGCAATAACAGGGATATTTATACTTAAAAAACTTTCCACAAAAATGTTTAATACTATCGTAGAGATACTTACCATAATAGCGGCAATAAAACTTATAATTTAA